From the genome of Campylobacter lari:
ACTAATTCTTGTCTTTTAGGTGGGCGGATAAACTGCAAAGTATAAGTAGCTATAAAAACATCATTTTTAAAAAACTCAAAATCATCTAAATTTTTTTGATGAAATTCCACCCTAGCTCCAAAGGCTTGACATTTGTTTTTGGCGATCTCTAACATAGCATTAGCTTCATCAACCCCGCTTAAAAGAAAATCTTTTCTTTTTTCATAAAGTGCAAGCAATAAACTAGCCGTAGAACAACCAAGATCACAAATTCTCGCATTTTGTGGTGCAAAATGATCAATAAGTTCGACTATGAGTTTTAAATTTTGCGTATAAAAAGGCACAGATCTTGACACCATATCATCAAAAACACTTGCTACGCTTTTATCAAATTCAAATTGTTTTTCCAAGGGTTTTTTAAAAATTTCATCTTTCATTTAATCTTCCTAAAATTTCTTTTGCTTTGTCAATATCTTTACTAATTTGTGCTTTTAATAAGGCTAAGTCGTTAAATTTTTCATTAGCTCTTATATAGTCAATAAAACTTAACTCAACTGAAATTGCTTTTGTATTTGTGAAATTTTCATCTAAAATATGCGTTTCTAAAGCAAAATTTTCATCAGTAGATCTTATGCCTATAAAACTTACACTATGATAGCTTTTATTTTCAATCTTTACTAAAGTCGCATATACGCCATCTTTGGGTAAAAAGAAGTCTTTTGTATGTAAATTTAAAGTTGCAAAAAGCTCTTTAGCGCCTATGCCTTGACCTTTGATGATATTTGCTTGTATATTATAAAATCTACCTAGAAAATTTTTAGCTTCTTTGACTTTTGCTTCTTTAAGTAAGGTTTTAATCATACTTGCATGAACACTTTTATTTTGAATTTTAAACTCATCTACGATGATGGTGTTTATACCACAAAGACTTTGTATGTCTTTGGCACTGCATTTTCTTTCTTTGCCAAATTTAAAATCATAACCTACAATGATCTTTTCTAGTTTGGGAAATTCTTGCTTTAAAAGCTTTAAAAAATCCTCGCCTTTATAGTCCTTGATTTTATCAAAATCACAAAAAATCAAAGGAAAATCAACCAAATTTACTCTAAAATCCTTAGGTGTTAGGGCTTCTTTTTCCTCTTTAGTGATGATAAATAAGGCACCATTTTCATCTAAATGCTTAAAAAGCTCAAAATGCCCCAAATGCATACCATCAAAACGCCCCATGGCTAAATTTGTGATCTTAGTTTTTTCTATAGGCGTAGAAAAACTCAACATTACCTTCTTTTCCTTTTAAGTGTGACTCTTGACTTGCTTGCAAGATCCAACCAAGCTTTGCACAAGCTTTTTCAAAGCTTTCTTTAGCATTTTTGATGGCTTTGGTATCTTTTACCACTCCGTTTTTATCGCGCTTAGCATTTTTACCTACTTCAAATTGAGGTTTAAAAAGCAAGATGATAAGATCTTTAGCAAGTTTATCTATATGAAAAATCAAATGTGTTAAAGATATAAAACTCACATCACAAGTGATAACATCATATAAAATTTCACTTTTAAACTCACGCAAATCAGTGTTTTCACAAATTTGGATATTTTCTAAATTTCTTAAGCTCTCATGAAGTTGGTTAGAACCTACATCTAAAGCTGTAATGTGTTTAGCATTATTTTGGTGTAAAATTTGCACAAAACCTCCGGTCGATGAACCTATATCTAAACAAATTTTATCTTTGATAGTAAATGTATACTCTTGTAAAAAATGCTTGAGCTTAAAAGCAGCTCTGCTTACAAAAAGCTCTTCTAAAAGCGTGAGTTTTAAACTCTCATCTTCTAAAGGATTTAAAGATGTGATTTTAAAAGAGGTTTTTTTAAACTCACTATTGAGTAAAATTTGCTTGTTTTCTATAAGCTCACAAGCTTTGTTGCGAGAAATGTTTAACTTTGCACTTACAAAGACATCATACCTCATCATCACCGCCTAAAAGAGCGTTAAACTCAGCTTCATTGATGCACTTAACCCCTAAGTTTTGAGCCTTTTCAAGCTTTGAGCCTGCTTCACTTCCATATAATACAAAGTCAGTTTTTTTAGACACACTTGAACTTACCTTTGCTCCAAAGTTTTCAATTAGTTCTTTAAAATGATCGCGTGATTTGCTTAAAGTGCCTGTGATAACAAAGGTTTTATTAGAAATATTATCATTTATAATAAGCTCTTTTTTCTCATCTTCTAAATGTAAAATTTCATAAAAATGCTTAATGCGATTTGCATTGACATGGGTAAATTCTTCTAAGCTTTTAGCCATTTGCTCGCCAAAGCCTTCTAAATTTGCATAAGCTTCATAGCTTTGCATAAACCATTCAAAGCCAAAAGATTGAGCTAATTTTTTAGCTGCTACTTCACCAATATGCTCTATACCCAAAGCAGTGATAAACCTTGATAAGGGGCATTTTTTTGCATTCTCAATAGCACTTAGAAGATTGTTGATTTTTTTCTCTTTAAAGCCTTCTAAGCCTTCAAAATCGCTGTATTTTAAGAAAAATATACTTTCTATGTTAGTGATTTTTCCTTCTTTAAACAAAAGCTCGACGATATTTTCTCCAAGGCCGTCTATATTCAAACACTTTTTAGATACAAAATGTATGATAGAATTTACAAGTCTTGCTTTACAATCTAAGTTTTGACATTTTAAAAAAGCACCCTCATCTAAAAGTTCACTTAAACACTCAGGACAAAGAGTTGGTTTAGTGATCTTACTTTCTAAACCATCACGCCTTTGAGTAAAAACTTTAGTGATTTTAGGTATAACATCTCCACTTCTTATCACACTTACGCTATCGCCTATCATCACTCCAAGTCTAGCTATCTCATCAAAATTATGTAAGGTTGCAGACTTTACGATAACCCCATCTAAATTTACAGGCTCTAAAACCGCCACAGGGGTAATCACCCCACTTCTTCCAACTTGTAAATTAACCCCAAGTAATGTTGTAGTTTTTTCCAAAGCAGGAAATTTAAACGCAGCTATAAATTTTGGAAATTTCACGGTATAACCCAAAAGCTTACAATGAGCTAAATCATCTACCCTTACAACCATACCATCCATCATCATAGGCTTTTGATCTCTTTTTTCTAAAAGCTCGTGATATTTTTCTAAAACCTCATCTAAAGTCTTAACACAAAAAACAAAATCATCTTTTAAAAAACCAAGACTTCTTACAAACTCCATTACTTCAGAGTGCTTGCTAAATTCTAAAGAATTCTCCCCCACTCCCCAAGGATAAAATTTTAAATTTCTTTCTTTTGTAATGCTTGTATCAAGCTGTCTTAAAGAGCCACTTGCTGCGTTGCGTGGGTTTGCAAATAAGCTCAAGCCATCTTTAGCTCTTTTTTCATTGATTTTTTCAAAATCTTCTTTTAAAATTACCACTTCGCCACGAATTTCTATCTTGTCTTTATAAGGAATTTTTTGAGGTATGTTTGATATTTCTTTTACATTTAAAGTAATATCCTCACCCACTTCTCCATCACCCCTTGTAGCACCGCTGATTAAAATACCATTTTCATAAGTAAGATTTAAACTCGCTCCATCAAATTTAGGTTCTATGAAAAAATCAAATTCACATTTAGCTCTTTTTGCCCAAGCTCTAAGCTCAGCTTCATCAAAAACATCTTCCATAGACCACATTTTTGCACTATGTGCAAGTTTATGAAACTCACTTTGTATAATAGGAGCGATATTTTGCGTAGGAGAATCTTTAGAAATCTTTTCTTGATGAAGCGTTTCAAATGCTTTTAACTCTCTTATAAGTTTATCATATTCTTCATCGCTTGCTAAAGGCTCATCATCTTCATAATAAGCCCTCATCCATTCTTTTGCTAATTTTACCTTTTCTAAATACTCTTGATAAGTCATCACTACTCCAAAGAAAGTTCATCCATAGCTTTTGCAAGTTCAAACATTTGCTTATGCTCATACACATCATGTGCTCTTATAATGCTTGCACCATTTTTAAAAGCCTCTAAATGTAAATAAAGCGTACCAGCTAATCTTTGTTCAACACTTGAGTTAAAATAAGCATTTATCACACTTTTCCTACTAGCTCCAATCAAAAGTTCTTTTTCAAAGCGTAAAAAATGCTCTAAGTGTTTGATTAACATCATATTATGCCAAGGACTTTTACCAAAACCAATGCCAACATCTAAAATCACATCTTCTAAACCAAGCTCACTTAGCCTTTCTAGCTTTTGTGTAAAAAAATCATCAAGCTCAGCGAGTACATCTTCATAAAAAGGGTTATCTTGCATATTTTGTGGGGTATTTTGTATATGCATGAGTGTATAAGTGGCTTTGTATTTTAAAGCTAGTTTGGCTAAATTTTCATTTTTAAAACCGGTGATATCATTAATAAGCTTAAAGCCTTTATTTAAAGCATATTCTAAACAATACTCATCAAAACTATCTAAACTAAAAATACATTTTTCATAAAGTTTTTCTTTATAGATTAAATCTAGGGTATTTTTTAAGCGTTTAAACTCTTCTTCTTTCCCACAATACATACTTCCAGGTCTTGAAGAAACCCCGCCTATATCTATATAATCAGCCCCTTGAGAAATCATGAGTTCGATTTTTTCTAAAACTTCATTTTCTTTAACCCTACTTTGAGCATTAAAACTATCTTCATTAATATTAATCACACCCATAATTTTTGCATATTTTGGTTTAGCGAAATTAGACTTTAAAAATAGTGCTAAATTTTTAAGCTTAAAATCTTGTAGTTTTTCTTTTTCTATAAGCTTTTTAGCTTGATCTTGTGTTACCATAAGTAAGGCATTAGTATGTTCTTTACCTAGTATAACTTCTTTGTGTGTTACAAGTTCAGCTCCAACCCTTAGTGCGTCTTGTTTAAGTATATTTGCAGCAGGTGCTCTTAGTTCTTTGATAAGAAAAAAATGAATTTGAGTTTTTTCACTCATAATTTTCTCACCTGCTTTATGTGGCTTTATATATTTAGAAATTTGCTCAAAGTCTGTGTTAGGATTGATTTTAATGATTTTCATTTTTTCTCTCATGTAAAATTAAAGCTATGGTGCTTAGTAAAATAGTTGGCTTTGCATTTAATTTAGCAAGCTCATAAGCTTTATAAAAAAATTCAATTTCTTCATCGTTTAATTTTATATCTTGTTTAAAACACTCATAGCTTAAAGCACTAATTAAATCTAAACATTCATGCTTGTCTATATTTTCATATTGTTTTAATAATGAAGCAATTTGAGCTAGATCCATTTTTTTAGGATCTAAATTTAAAGACATCTTTTCTTTTTGAATTTTATGCTTTTCTATGATAAATCTTGAAAGTATAGTAGGTAAAAAAACATTTTTTGAAGGAGCTACGATAATAAAATATACATTTTTTGGTGGCTCTTCAAAAAGCTTTAATAAAAAATTTTGTGCTTCTTCACGAAAAGACTTAGCTAGTATAACAATAATTTTAGCTTGTGCTTCAGCCATATAACTTTCTTTCATAATAGCCCTTGCCGTTGCTTGAGCGTTTTTGTCATAAGTTAAGTCATTTAATCTTAATTCTAAATCAGGGTTTTTAGGTATGAAAAATCTAAGATTTTTTGCTCCATATTCTTCTGTGAGTTTTTCTTGCATAAACTCAAAATCATTATGGATAATGATTTTATTTCTTAGATTCAAATTTCTACCTTAGAAAAAAGCACAGCCTCTAAGCTTTGCTCAAATACTTTGTATAAAGAAATAAGTTTATAGTCTAATTCCTTATCGCGCGAGGAAAGATAAAAGCTATTTTGCAATTGCTCATCAAAAAGCCAAAGCATACTTTCTGCTTTAGAATTAGCGATTTTAAATTTAAACCCTGTATTAGTTCCTATATAAAAAAAGGCATAACCATTGGGAAAAGAAATACTCAAAAGATCATTTAGCAAATCTATATCTTCTTGGGTATTGCAAGCCTTATTATAAATTCCTTTTAAAGACACAAAAGGCACTAAAGGTCTTGTGGTGTTAGCATTGATTTGGCTTAAAAAATACTCTTCAAACCAAGCTCTTTGCTCATCAGTAATCACAATAAAAGTATAACCTTGTAAAAGCAAAGCTAATTTAGAAGCTATCAAAGGCGACCATTCAAGACGCCTTTCTTCTAACCAACTTGTATAAGTGCCATTTTCTCGGATTTGCTCTAGGGTAAATTTTAAAAAACTATTGCTCATTTATACATCTAGTTTATAAACTTCATGCAATACTCTTACAGCTAATTCGCCGTATTTTTCATGCACGATGACTGAAATTTTAATTTCGCTTGTAGAAATCATTTGTATGTTAATATTTTCATTTGCCAATGCTTTAAAAGCTGCTGAAGCTACTCCAGAATGTGATTTCATACCCACACCCACAACTGAAACTTTTACCACTGCACTATCTGTTTCTATATTAGCATTAGCACCTAAAACTTTTTTCATAGCATTAGTTGCTAAATCAAGCTCGTTTTCAGGCACAGTAAAGCCCAAATTTGTAGCTCCATCTACACCTACATTTTGGATAATCATATCTACATTGATATTTTCATTTGCTAAAGTCCCAAAAATTTCAGCAGCAATTCCTGGCTTATCATCAATATTTCTTAAAGTAACCCTTGCTTGGTTTTTATCTAGTGCTATACCACTAACCAAAGCTTGTTCCATATTTTCCTCCTTAGTAATGATCGTCCCTTCATTTTCATTAAAGCTACTTCTAGTAACTAATTTTACATTTAATTTTTTAGCAAGCTCTACAGAGCGATTTTGTAAAACTTTAGCTCCCAAACTTGCAAGCTCTAGCATTTCTTCATAAGAAATTTTATCTAGCTTTTTAGCCTTTGGCTCAATTCTAGGATCGGTAGTATATACCCCATCTACATCAGTATAAATTTCACACAAATCAGCATTTAAAGCTCCTGCTAATGCAACTGCACTTAAGTCACTTCCACCACGACCTAAAGTAGTAACATTACCCAT
Proteins encoded in this window:
- a CDS encoding bifunctional riboflavin kinase/FAD synthetase yields the protein MLSFSTPIEKTKITNLAMGRFDGMHLGHFELFKHLDENGALFIITKEEKEALTPKDFRVNLVDFPLIFCDFDKIKDYKGEDFLKLLKQEFPKLEKIIVGYDFKFGKERKCSAKDIQSLCGINTIIVDEFKIQNKSVHASMIKTLLKEAKVKEAKNFLGRFYNIQANIIKGQGIGAKELFATLNLHTKDFFLPKDGVYATLVKIENKSYHSVSFIGIRSTDENFALETHILDENFTNTKAISVELSFIDYIRANEKFNDLALLKAQISKDIDKAKEILGRLNER
- the ligA gene encoding NAD-dependent DNA ligase LigA, translating into MTYQEYLEKVKLAKEWMRAYYEDDEPLASDEEYDKLIRELKAFETLHQEKISKDSPTQNIAPIIQSEFHKLAHSAKMWSMEDVFDEAELRAWAKRAKCEFDFFIEPKFDGASLNLTYENGILISGATRGDGEVGEDITLNVKEISNIPQKIPYKDKIEIRGEVVILKEDFEKINEKRAKDGLSLFANPRNAASGSLRQLDTSITKERNLKFYPWGVGENSLEFSKHSEVMEFVRSLGFLKDDFVFCVKTLDEVLEKYHELLEKRDQKPMMMDGMVVRVDDLAHCKLLGYTVKFPKFIAAFKFPALEKTTTLLGVNLQVGRSGVITPVAVLEPVNLDGVIVKSATLHNFDEIARLGVMIGDSVSVIRSGDVIPKITKVFTQRRDGLESKITKPTLCPECLSELLDEGAFLKCQNLDCKARLVNSIIHFVSKKCLNIDGLGENIVELLFKEGKITNIESIFFLKYSDFEGLEGFKEKKINNLLSAIENAKKCPLSRFITALGIEHIGEVAAKKLAQSFGFEWFMQSYEAYANLEGFGEQMAKSLEEFTHVNANRIKHFYEILHLEDEKKELIINDNISNKTFVITGTLSKSRDHFKELIENFGAKVSSSVSKKTDFVLYGSEAGSKLEKAQNLGVKCINEAEFNALLGGDDEV
- the folP gene encoding dihydropteroate synthase: MKIIKINPNTDFEQISKYIKPHKAGEKIMSEKTQIHFFLIKELRAPAANILKQDALRVGAELVTHKEVILGKEHTNALLMVTQDQAKKLIEKEKLQDFKLKNLALFLKSNFAKPKYAKIMGVININEDSFNAQSRVKENEVLEKIELMISQGADYIDIGGVSSRPGSMYCGKEEEFKRLKNTLDLIYKEKLYEKCIFSLDSFDEYCLEYALNKGFKLINDITGFKNENLAKLALKYKATYTLMHIQNTPQNMQDNPFYEDVLAELDDFFTQKLERLSELGLEDVILDVGIGFGKSPWHNMMLIKHLEHFLRFEKELLIGASRKSVINAYFNSSVEQRLAGTLYLHLEAFKNGASIIRAHDVYEHKQMFELAKAMDELSLE
- a CDS encoding aspartate kinase, yielding MLVVQKYGGTSVGTLERIDEVAKRVAKSKKTCDKLVVVVSAMSGVTNELIDFAHHFSKNPSGREMDMLLSSGERVTSSLLAIALNEMGLKATAFSGRNAGIITDDVYTKARIEHIDTTNINKALDEGYIVVVAGFQGIDKMGNVTTLGRGGSDLSAVALAGALNADLCEIYTDVDGVYTTDPRIEPKAKKLDKISYEEMLELASLGAKVLQNRSVELAKKLNVKLVTRSSFNENEGTIITKEENMEQALVSGIALDKNQARVTLRNIDDKPGIAAEIFGTLANENINVDMIIQNVGVDGATNLGFTVPENELDLATNAMKKVLGANANIETDSAVVKVSVVGVGMKSHSGVASAAFKALANENINIQMISTSEIKISVIVHEKYGELAVRVLHEVYKLDV
- the cmoA gene encoding carboxy-S-adenosyl-L-methionine synthase CmoA, which produces MKDEIFKKPLEKQFEFDKSVASVFDDMVSRSVPFYTQNLKLIVELIDHFAPQNARICDLGCSTASLLLALYEKRKDFLLSGVDEANAMLEIAKNKCQAFGARVEFHQKNLDDFEFFKNDVFIATYTLQFIRPPKRQELVDKIYQNLKENGIFVLSEKILYEDVKIAKKMIQIYEQYKLEQGYSKLEISSKREALENVLIPYTQNENITMLKKAGFSKVESVFKWVNFETFIAFK
- a CDS encoding DNA polymerase III subunit delta', which codes for MQEKLTEEYGAKNLRFFIPKNPDLELRLNDLTYDKNAQATARAIMKESYMAEAQAKIIVILAKSFREEAQNFLLKLFEEPPKNVYFIIVAPSKNVFLPTILSRFIIEKHKIQKEKMSLNLDPKKMDLAQIASLLKQYENIDKHECLDLISALSYECFKQDIKLNDEEIEFFYKAYELAKLNAKPTILLSTIALILHERKNENH
- a CDS encoding HobA family DNA replication regulator — encoded protein: MSNSFLKFTLEQIRENGTYTSWLEERRLEWSPLIASKLALLLQGYTFIVITDEQRAWFEEYFLSQINANTTRPLVPFVSLKGIYNKACNTQEDIDLLNDLLSISFPNGYAFFYIGTNTGFKFKIANSKAESMLWLFDEQLQNSFYLSSRDKELDYKLISLYKVFEQSLEAVLFSKVEI
- the tlyA gene encoding 23S rRNA (cytidine-2'-O)-methyltransferase TlyA, producing MRYDVFVSAKLNISRNKACELIENKQILLNSEFKKTSFKITSLNPLEDESLKLTLLEELFVSRAAFKLKHFLQEYTFTIKDKICLDIGSSTGGFVQILHQNNAKHITALDVGSNQLHESLRNLENIQICENTDLREFKSEILYDVITCDVSFISLTHLIFHIDKLAKDLIILLFKPQFEVGKNAKRDKNGVVKDTKAIKNAKESFEKACAKLGWILQASQESHLKGKEGNVEFFYAYRKN